Proteins from a single region of Bacteroidota bacterium:
- a CDS encoding T9SS type A sorting domain-containing protein encodes MFIHPKIFFLFFLFSFPVISFPQSPTWQWAKSFGGSNTDNSKSIVCDNTTGDVYMTGSFLSPTLPFDTVTLNYNNGSTFITKFDMNGNTIWAKNFGKISGGIDIALDSTNGDILITGTFGDTVMTIDTVILINQSPGDYEIFVARYSSQGNFKWAKSIGGKYWDRSNAITVDKSGNAYITGYVASDTVYVGSDTLFTDGVSGDIFIAKYDPFGNPLWAKSFGGNWLDYGADIAADPLTDEIYISGRFDSDTITFGTYTFINTTTAFGADADYFLLKLSPFGNVIWAVSAIGKDNDVGASISVEKGTGNIYVAGYFLSDTITIGAITLINTAQAWTPFIVKYDSAGNTIWAKNPQCGLYSSSFLGLTINPANKKLLFAGWFQGSAITFDAVTVNAGNPSGNGGLVVIEVDTAGTALWGLSGGGGIVNAVASNNGDIFCNGSFSFSSVTIGSTTLTNAGVSSSDIFLAKISPFNSVQETGQQLFSSLVFPNPFCATATLLINDFPTGNFELSIYDSFGNMVKQQLFNNGQTIIDENNLAKGLYIYKIANGNKQVIATGKFIIQ; translated from the coding sequence ATGTTCATCCATCCGAAAATATTTTTCCTCTTTTTCTTATTTTCCTTTCCTGTTATTTCTTTCCCCCAATCCCCAACATGGCAATGGGCGAAAAGTTTTGGCGGAAGCAATACTGATAATTCTAAGAGTATTGTTTGTGATAACACTACTGGGGATGTATATATGACAGGTTCATTTCTTAGCCCTACTTTACCTTTTGATACTGTAACATTAAATTATAATAACGGAAGCACTTTTATAACAAAATTTGATATGAACGGCAATACTATATGGGCAAAGAACTTTGGCAAAATTTCAGGTGGGATAGATATTGCACTTGATTCAACGAATGGAGATATTCTTATAACAGGAACTTTTGGTGATACCGTAATGACCATTGATACTGTTATTTTAATCAATCAAAGTCCTGGTGATTACGAAATTTTTGTTGCACGGTATTCTTCTCAAGGAAACTTCAAATGGGCGAAAAGCATAGGGGGGAAATATTGGGATAGGAGTAATGCTATAACAGTAGATAAAAGTGGAAATGCTTATATCACCGGCTATGTGGCAAGCGATACGGTGTATGTGGGAAGTGATACTTTATTTACTGATGGAGTTAGCGGAGATATTTTTATTGCAAAGTATGACCCTTTCGGAAATCCGCTATGGGCAAAAAGTTTCGGTGGTAACTGGTTAGATTACGGGGCAGACATTGCTGCCGACCCGCTTACTGATGAGATTTATATAAGCGGAAGATTTGACAGTGATACCATCACATTCGGAACCTATACATTTATCAATACCACCACCGCATTTGGAGCAGATGCCGATTATTTTTTACTGAAACTGTCTCCCTTCGGGAACGTAATATGGGCGGTAAGCGCAATAGGCAAAGATAATGATGTGGGTGCCAGCATAAGCGTAGAAAAAGGAACAGGAAATATATATGTTGCGGGATATTTCCTCAGCGATACCATTACCATAGGCGCTATCACTCTCATCAATACCGCTCAGGCATGGACTCCTTTTATTGTTAAATACGATTCTGCCGGCAATACAATATGGGCAAAAAATCCCCAATGCGGTCTATATTCTTCTTCTTTTCTTGGCTTAACCATCAACCCTGCTAATAAAAAACTGCTTTTTGCCGGATGGTTCCAAGGTTCTGCTATAACTTTTGATGCGGTCACAGTTAATGCAGGAAATCCTTCCGGTAATGGTGGTCTTGTTGTAATAGAAGTTGATACCGCAGGGACAGCTTTATGGGGCTTAAGTGGAGGGGGCGGCATAGTAAACGCTGTAGCCAGTAACAATGGTGATATTTTTTGTAATGGCAGTTTCAGTTTTTCTTCTGTAACTATCGGTTCGACCACTTTAACTAATGCTGGTGTTTCTTCCTCGGACATTTTCCTTGCAAAAATTTCTCCGTTTAATAGTGTTCAGGAAACAGGACAGCAGTTATTTTCCTCTTTGGTTTTCCCTAATCCTTTTTGCGCAACGGCTACTCTTTTGATTAATGACTTTCCGACCGGTAATTTTGAATTATCCATTTATGATTCTTTCGGAAATATGGTAAAGCAGCAACTATTTAACAATGGTCAAACTATTATAGATGAAAATAATCTTGCAAAAGGACTTTACATTTATAAAATAGCTAACGGGAATAAACAAGTTATTGCCACAGGTAAATTTATCATTCAATAA